The following proteins are co-located in the Solanum pennellii chromosome 1, SPENNV200 genome:
- the LOC107006390 gene encoding 3-hydroxyisobutyryl-CoA hydrolase-like protein 1, mitochondrial, which translates to MQSFKSTSILRRFLQKSRLVSQSRSFCGVSSNVLIDEPESTVLVEGKASSRTAILNRPHALNAINYSVASRLMKLYKNWEDDPDIGFVLLKGNDRAFSAGGDIVSLYNLLKQGNFQDCKEFCWTIYSLIYVVGTYLKPHVALLNGVTMGGGAGISIPGTFRVATEKTVFATPETLIGYHPDAGASFYLSRLPGYLGEYLALTGDKISGAEMISCGLATHYTHSAKIPLIEEQLGTLITDDPSVIERSLENWGEIVHPEPESILHRIETLDKCFSHDTVEEIIDALESEAAKQDAWCVATLRKLQETSPLSLKVSLRSIREGRHQTLDQCLRREYRMSVQALSGQITSDFREGVRARLVDRDLAPKWDPPTLEKVTDDMVDQYFSRLTAFEPELELPTQQREAFT; encoded by the exons ATGCAGAGCttcaaatcaacatctattttGAGGCGTTTTCTGCAGAAATCCCGGTTGGTTTCTCAGTCCAGAAGCTTTTGCGGTGTTTCTAGCAATGTCCTAATCGATGAACCAGAAAGCACA GTTTTAGTGGAGGGGAAAGCTTCTTCAAGAACAGCAATTCTTAACAGACCCCatgcgttaaatgccatcaatTATTCAGTT GCGTCAAGGTTGATGAAGCTGTACAAAAATTGGGAAGATGATCCTGATATTGGATTCGTGTTATTGAAG GGAAATGACAGGGCATTTTCTGCTGGTGGTGACATTGTCTCTCTTTATAATTTGCTAAAACAAG GGAATTTTCAAGATTGTAAAGAATTCTGTTGGACAATATATAGCTTAATATATGTTGTTGGCACATACTTGAAACCACAT GTTGCTCTTTTGAATGGAGTTACCATGGGTGGTGGGGCTGGCATCTCTATTCCTGGAACTTTCCGTGTCGCAACTGAGAAAACT GTATTTGCCACACCAGAAACATTGATTGGTTACCATCCTGATGCTGGGGCTTCATTTTACCTTTCTCGCCTCCCTGGTTATTTGG GAGAGTACCTGGCCCTTACTGGAGATAAGATCAGTGGAGCAGAAATGATTTCCTGTGGGCTTGCTACACATTACACACACAGTGCA AAAATTCCCTTAATTGAGGAACAACTTGGAACGTTGATTACTGATGATCCATCAGTGATTGAAAGATCTCTTGAAAATTGGGGAGAGATTGTCCATCCAGAACCGGAGAGTATACTTCACAG GATTGAAACTCTTGATAAATGTTTCAGCCATGACACAGTCGAAGAAATTATTGATGCATTG GAGAGCGAGGCAGCCAAGCAAGATGCATGGTGTGTGGCAACACTGAGAAAACTACAAGAAACATCCCCACTGAGTTTAAAGGTTTCACTCAGATCT ATCCGTGAAGGCAGACATCAGACTCTAGACCAGTGCCTAAGGCGTGAGTATCGAATGTCAGTACAAGCTTTATCTGGACAAATAACTAGCGACTTCCGTGAG GGGGTTCGTGCACGGCTTGTGGATCGAGATCTTGCACCTAAG TGGGATCCTCCAACGTTGGAAAAAGTAACGGACGACATGGTAGATCAGTACTTTTCTCGGTTAACAGCATTTGAGCCTGAACTGGAGCTACCAACACAACAGCGAGAAGCATTTACATAA
- the LOC107015478 gene encoding malate dehydrogenase, cytoplasmic-like isoform X2 has protein sequence MAKQPTRVLVTGAAGQIGYALVPMIARGAMLGLDQPVIIHMLDIEPAAESLKGVKMELIDAAFPLLKDVVATTDVVEACKGVNVAVMVGGFPRKEGMERKDVMTKNVSIYKAQASALEQHAAPDCKVLVVANPANTNALILKEFAPSFPAKNITCLTRLDHNRALGQISEKLNVHVGDVKNVAIWGNHSSTQYPDVNHATVETAAGEKPVRELVANDQWLNTEFITTVQQRGAAIIKARKLSSALSAASSACDHIHDWVLGTPKGTWVSMGVYSDGSYGIPAGLIYSFPVTCEKGEWSIVQGLKIDEFSRAKMDATAKELAEEKSLAYSCLN, from the exons atGGCAAAACAGCCCACTAGAGTTCTTGTCACTGGAGCTGCAg GTCAAATTGGATATGCTCTTGTTCCGATGATCGCGAGAGGAGCCATGTTAGGCCTTGATCAACCTGTTATCATACACATGCTTGATATTGAACCAGCTGCTGAGTCCTTAAAAGGAGTGAAAATGGAATTGATTGATGCAGCTTTTCCTCTTCTCAAAG ATGTTGTTGCTACCACGGACGTTGTTGAAGCTTGTAAAGGCGTCAATGTTGCTGTTATGGTTGGTGGATTTCCACGAAAAGAAGGGATGGAAAGAAAGGACGTGATGACGAAAAATGTTTCAATTTACAAAGCACAAGCCTCTGCCTTAGAACAGCATGCTGCCCCTGATTGCAAG GTTTTGGTTGTTGCTAATCCAGCAAACACTAATGCActtattttgaaagaatttGCCCCTTCATTTCCAGCGAAAAACATCACTTGCCTAACAAGGCTTGATCACAACAGAGCTTTAGGTCAGATTTCGGAGAAACTAAACGTTCACGTTGGTGATGTAAAGAATGTGGCAATATGGGGAAATCACTCATCAACTCAGTATCCAGATGTGAATCATGCAACTGTGGAAACAGCTGCTGGAGAAAAGCCTGTCAGAGAACTTGTTGCTAACGATCAATG GTTGAACACGGAATTCATCACCACAGTGCAACAACGAGGAGCCGCTATCATAAAAGCTCGAAAGCTATCAAGTGCATTATCTGCAGCTAGCTCAGCTTGTGATCATATACATGATTGGGTTCTCGGCACTCCAAAG GGGACATGGGTTTCAATGGGGGTCTATTCTGATGGATCTTATGGCATTCCAGCTGGTTTAATTTACTCTTTCCCTGTTACTTGTGAAAAAGGAGAATGGTCAATTGTGCAAG GTCTAAAGATAGACGAGTTTTCAAGGGCCAAGATGGATGCAACCGCGAAGGAGTTGGCTGAGGAAAAATCCTTAGCGTATTCATGCCTAAACTGA
- the LOC107015478 gene encoding malate dehydrogenase, cytoplasmic-like isoform X1 produces the protein MEYWGSIEKPIVLLGCAYLSWKIVTHIWSFLNIEKDPITVLVTGAAGQIGYALVPMIARGAMLGLDQPVIIHMLDIEPAAESLKGVKMELIDAAFPLLKDVVATTDVVEACKGVNVAVMVGGFPRKEGMERKDVMTKNVSIYKAQASALEQHAAPDCKVLVVANPANTNALILKEFAPSFPAKNITCLTRLDHNRALGQISEKLNVHVGDVKNVAIWGNHSSTQYPDVNHATVETAAGEKPVRELVANDQWLNTEFITTVQQRGAAIIKARKLSSALSAASSACDHIHDWVLGTPKGTWVSMGVYSDGSYGIPAGLIYSFPVTCEKGEWSIVQGLKIDEFSRAKMDATAKELAEEKSLAYSCLN, from the exons atggAATATTGGGGTTCAATTGAAAAGCCTATTGTTTTGTTGGGTTGTGCATATTTGTCATGGAAGATTGTTACGCATATATGGAGCTTCTTGAATATAGAAAAGGATCCCATTACAGTGCTTGTTACTGGTGCTGCAG GTCAAATTGGATATGCTCTTGTTCCGATGATCGCGAGAGGAGCCATGTTAGGCCTTGATCAACCTGTTATCATACACATGCTTGATATTGAACCAGCTGCTGAGTCCTTAAAAGGAGTGAAAATGGAATTGATTGATGCAGCTTTTCCTCTTCTCAAAG ATGTTGTTGCTACCACGGACGTTGTTGAAGCTTGTAAAGGCGTCAATGTTGCTGTTATGGTTGGTGGATTTCCACGAAAAGAAGGGATGGAAAGAAAGGACGTGATGACGAAAAATGTTTCAATTTACAAAGCACAAGCCTCTGCCTTAGAACAGCATGCTGCCCCTGATTGCAAG GTTTTGGTTGTTGCTAATCCAGCAAACACTAATGCActtattttgaaagaatttGCCCCTTCATTTCCAGCGAAAAACATCACTTGCCTAACAAGGCTTGATCACAACAGAGCTTTAGGTCAGATTTCGGAGAAACTAAACGTTCACGTTGGTGATGTAAAGAATGTGGCAATATGGGGAAATCACTCATCAACTCAGTATCCAGATGTGAATCATGCAACTGTGGAAACAGCTGCTGGAGAAAAGCCTGTCAGAGAACTTGTTGCTAACGATCAATG GTTGAACACGGAATTCATCACCACAGTGCAACAACGAGGAGCCGCTATCATAAAAGCTCGAAAGCTATCAAGTGCATTATCTGCAGCTAGCTCAGCTTGTGATCATATACATGATTGGGTTCTCGGCACTCCAAAG GGGACATGGGTTTCAATGGGGGTCTATTCTGATGGATCTTATGGCATTCCAGCTGGTTTAATTTACTCTTTCCCTGTTACTTGTGAAAAAGGAGAATGGTCAATTGTGCAAG GTCTAAAGATAGACGAGTTTTCAAGGGCCAAGATGGATGCAACCGCGAAGGAGTTGGCTGAGGAAAAATCCTTAGCGTATTCATGCCTAAACTGA
- the LOC107011049 gene encoding uncharacterized protein LOC107011049 isoform X1, producing MRDQMDDSMKQLQEKLIEVEIEGESLLLARQQLVENDRVRNGNREALTALRRRAKTTKSSIPTPFESIMRNVESRPLMKEICPTCGNHDSKEKTWVMFPGTDVFANIPFHAAHTILEKDQTLLDYEANKLQSIVKEKSLWISDKGVLADTISPGVLRSMVTLSDKPKTARNE from the exons ATG AGAGATCAAATGGACGACTCGATGAAGCAATTACAAGAAAAGCTTATTGAGGTTGAAATCGAAGGTGAAAGTCTTCTATTAGCTCGGCAACAG TTAGTTGAAAATGATAGAGTGAGGAATGGGAACAGGGAAGCATTAACTGCACTAAGGAGGAGGGCTAAGACGACAAAAAGTAGCATTCCTACTCCTTTTGAGTCAATAATGAGGAATGTTGAATCAAGACCGTTGATGAAGGAGATTTGTCCAACGTGTGGTAATCATGATTCAAAGGAGAAGACTTGGGTCATGTTCCCAGGAACTGATGTATTTGCCAATATTCCTTTCCATGCTGCTCATACCATTCTGGAGAAAG ATCAAACTCTACTCGATTACGAAGCTAATAAACTTCAGAGCATTGTAAAGGAGAAGTCTTTATGGATATCAGATAAAGGAGTTCTTGCTGATACGATTAGTCCAGGTGTCCTCAGATCTATGGTGACCTTAAGTGACAAACCAAA GACTGCACGGAATGAATGA
- the LOC107011049 gene encoding uncharacterized protein LOC107011049 isoform X2: MDDSMKQLQEKLIEVEIEGESLLLARQQLVENDRVRNGNREALTALRRRAKTTKSSIPTPFESIMRNVESRPLMKEICPTCGNHDSKEKTWVMFPGTDVFANIPFHAAHTILEKDQTLLDYEANKLQSIVKEKSLWISDKGVLADTISPGVLRSMVTLSDKPKTARNE; encoded by the exons ATGGACGACTCGATGAAGCAATTACAAGAAAAGCTTATTGAGGTTGAAATCGAAGGTGAAAGTCTTCTATTAGCTCGGCAACAG TTAGTTGAAAATGATAGAGTGAGGAATGGGAACAGGGAAGCATTAACTGCACTAAGGAGGAGGGCTAAGACGACAAAAAGTAGCATTCCTACTCCTTTTGAGTCAATAATGAGGAATGTTGAATCAAGACCGTTGATGAAGGAGATTTGTCCAACGTGTGGTAATCATGATTCAAAGGAGAAGACTTGGGTCATGTTCCCAGGAACTGATGTATTTGCCAATATTCCTTTCCATGCTGCTCATACCATTCTGGAGAAAG ATCAAACTCTACTCGATTACGAAGCTAATAAACTTCAGAGCATTGTAAAGGAGAAGTCTTTATGGATATCAGATAAAGGAGTTCTTGCTGATACGATTAGTCCAGGTGTCCTCAGATCTATGGTGACCTTAAGTGACAAACCAAA GACTGCACGGAATGAATGA
- the LOC107011968 gene encoding squamosa promoter-binding-like protein 8: MLDYEWENQSSFMFTSDQNTQEENDQNNNQFLDPQAHFPHITNYQHQQQQQQQQQLQNPHFPQFQATPNNTHLISSMYDPRAYGVPYTQTHDTSMLSLQPTGGFMVVPKSEPQFGGGIHDFSSSSSRIGLNLGGRTYFASSSEDDFVNRLYRRTRAVDAGSVNSPKCQAEGCNADLTHAKHYHRRHKVCEFHSKAATVIAAGLTQRFCQQCSRFHVLSEFDNGKRSCRKRLADHNRRRRKNIQQENNKKQPQPSSKYPAESGAQSSTVTVAISPPRIPVDGFRQRTYQQVTTTSPVFFSNG, from the exons atgttGGACTATGAATGGGAAAATCAGTCTAGTTTTATGTTTACAAGTGATCAAAACACTCAAgaagaaaatgaccaaaataacAATCAATTTTTGGATCCTCAAGCACATTTTCCTCATATAACAAATTACCAACaccagcagcagcagcagcaacaacaacaattacaaaATCCGCATTTTCCCCAATTTCAAGCAACACCAAATAACACCCATTTAATTAGCTCCATGTACGATCCACGCGCTTATGGCGTTCCGTACACGCAAACACACGACACATCCATGCTTTCTCTACAACCAACGGGTGGATTTATGGTAGTGCCGAAGAGCGAACCGCAATTTGGAGGCGGAATTCATGATTTTTCAAGTAGCAGTAGTCGGATTGGGTTGAATTTGGGCGGGAGAACTTATTTTGCTTCGTCATCGGAAGATGATTTTGTGAATCGGCTTTACCGGCGGACTCGCGCGGTTGACGCCGGTTCAGTGAACTCGCCCAAGTGTCAAGCTGAAGGGTGCAATGCCGATCTCACTCATGCAAAGCACTACCACCGACGGCACAAAGTGTGTGAGTTTCACTCAAAAGCCGCTACCGTTATCGCCGCCGGTTTGACTCAGCGATTCTGCCAACAATGCAGCAG GTTTCATGTTCTGTCGGAATTTGATAACGGAAAAAGAAGTTGCCGGAAACGGTTAGCTGATCACAACCggagaagaaggaagaatattcagcaagaaaacaacaaaaagcaGCCTCAACCTTCATCAA agTATCCAGCTGAATCAGGAGCACAATCATCAACAGTGACAGTGGCCATATCACCACCAAGAATTCCAGTGGATGGATTTAGGCAAAGAACATACCAGCAAGTTACAACAACTTCACCAGTCTTCTTTTCCAATGGgtga